agggaaatattgcattgaaatcttgaagagattcaagatggaagattgcaaagccatgtctacacccatgatcactaattggaggaaggtagatgcaTCCAAGGAAAAGGATGTTGATCCCACCCTATACAGGCAGCTGATTGGTttgctcatgtatttggtcaacaccaggacagatatagcctttgcagtaaactctcttagttagttcatggtagagccaaagagagtgcattggacggcggctaagcatgtgttgcgttatcttcatggtacagttgagtatgggatcagatatgttcgaggtgaaggtatcaagttgataggctatactgatgcagattgggcaggcagtacaacagacaaaaggagtacttcaggatgttgtttcagcttgggatcaggagttgtttcttggttcagtaggaagcaaaaatctgtggccttgagttcatcagaagaagaatacatagcagccagcatggcgacatgtgaagctatatggcttcggaagttgctagtagccttgtttggtcagaaggttgagactacggtgatacactgcgacaatcagagttgcatcaagttgactgagaatccagtgtttcatgatagatcgaaacatatagacatcaggtatcacttcatcagggattgtgtacagagggggattgttcagctacagtacatacctatagaggagcaggtagcagacattctgacaaaggcattggggaaggcaaaattcatcttcttcagagataagatgggtgtcgtgcagaacagcttcctcgctaagagggagtgttaattatgggtagcttggacagctgttcgtccttacccagaaataacaacattagttatgggtagttttggacagctgttcgtcctgacctagaattagaaaatggttgtttttgtcaaacaagtgttgttaggataataaaaattgttatttaatagtggctctttttaggtgacacctcataaccaAAATTAGTTATTGAttaattgagttgtcttaatctcagccgttggttttccaataaagtagtataaaaaggggtcatgggtcatttggaaaataagaagtcttgagaagaatttgcagtgatagcaaatagtcttgcagtgttagcaagaggcgcagtgatagcgttgatatagcagtggaggatatcagcaagagatattaggagtttgttggagttctgccagtaagaggcaaggaattcttttgtaattcttatattgctgaagattaatatattttccatttgcagaactggttttcccttaggggtttttccagggacgattgtccaaaaatattgtgtccttgtgttgcttatttctttccgtatttttttagtgaagttgcagttgtgttatttttcgatattcagctgtaaatttattttcagcagttaaataatttttatgagataggagattaataatcagtgactgcaatagaatttctacagaCCGtacttatttatttttaaaatagaaagcattaatttttaattaattaatatatataatcaaatatgcattctgattatttttatttatttaaataagtggGGAAGGACAACAGCAATGTTGATGTCATATGTGCATTTGATTGTTGGATAGACAATATGAAAAAAAAACTAGTCAGTAAGAAGTAAATTGTAGTGGTTACTATTTTAAGAATAAAGTTCTGATTTATCATATAGCAATACTTTTTATCTTGATAAACCTTCTATTCAAATTATTAAGTTAATTTTTTCATTCAAATTTATTGAGTTAATTTTATATATTCCTCATCAATTTTACACATGATCAAATATCTTATCCTAATAGATCAACATATATGTAGACAAGAATTAAAAGATGATTTTTCATTTAGATGTCTCATTTGTTGGATCACTTAGTGGAAACTAATTGAGTTGTGTAATTTTTTTCTCTTCTAGACTTGTggccattttttttttaatcttttttactACTTCCATTAGGTTAGTTAGAACTATGGATTTTttcttttcatgtttttttttataatttttaaatagttTAGATGAATACTTTTTATCTTTGGAAATTATAAAAGTTATGTTTCTCTAatctaattaaaattatttttctccaatctaaATAGCTCAAATATTTTGCATCTCATTATCTTTTAGGttcattaaaatattatttataatgtcaaattttcataataaattaaaaattggataataaaataatataatcaataatatagtatattatatataaaaatttatacaaTAATATTAGTGTTAAATTAAAATTAGGGATTATTATGTGTTAAATTTAagattcaattaaatttataattaacattCAATCTCTTTTATTTGCTAAttgtttgcaaaaaaaaaaggatactcaattactattacaaatctaaaCTGCAAGTACTTACCACTACGTGATACTTATTTCTTATTGAATAATTTTTTAGCCttcttttaattaatatttattattgatatgatgtaaaaaacaatattttaaatattaaaacaaGTATATAGTTCTTTGTGTGGACACTCTACAACTCAGCTTACAACTCGGCTTACACTTTTTGATGAGAGTTTTCAAGTGTAATTTTATAATAAACTAATCATAATACAAGATCGATGATTTAAAGTCTAACAACTACCTCCTCTTTGTTATTGAATATTCTACCACTAGAACTAGAATGCATATTgttttcaaataattaaatttcaCCCGTCAGTTTGATGATGAGGACAACAAAAGAAGAGTTCTTTATTATTATTTGAATGGAGAATGTGTAAAAGATTTAGGAATGAGACGTGAAGAGGCAAAGCATCTTCAAACGCTCAAAATATTGTAAATAATAATTACTATGGTGATGTTATGATCTTTTGACTATGCTGCGAATAATTGAACTTCTGTTGTTCAAAGATACTTTTATTTTAAACTTTACCATCTATAATTTATGTGTCTCTCACATGCTCAAGGATATGCTTTTGATTTATGTATTGATGTAGGCTTTCATAGTCAAAGAGAAGCCAGCTAGCATATCACAGTTTAGTAGAGTTAATATTGGACATTCAATAAGACAAGGTGGAATCTTCTATTCACGGTTTTATTAAGTCATTTAACTTCTCAAGTTTGTATTTGTTGAATCTGTGCACCAAAACAAACTTGACAAGCCTTTAAATTCGAGTTGAAACTTCTCTCATATAAGTGACGTCCACACCAAAGTTGGTTTTGCCGTGCATTAATCCAGGCTGGATTAATTATGATTGCTAAACTTTGAATGGGAATTCGACTCATTGTATTTATAACAAGGCTCATAGTAATTCCATAAGAATAGACATGAATAAAAGCTGTGAATGTTgatataaacaaatataaaattacatataacaaaacatatatataaacaattttGTATATTATTTGTAGCTTGAATAATTTTATAGAAGTATGATTGAAGTCTATGGCATCTAGAAAGTGATAGAGGAATAGTTATGAAGATGATTTTAAATCTAAGGGTTTTTatatcaacatcaaagatgttatGAAAGATAAAAAGATTTGTTGTTGTTTTGAAGATGACAATACTGTACTTAAAATGAAGGTGTATTGAAGACATGTCACGAACATTAATTTGAAGGCTTAAAGATctagtttttgatatttttgaggaGGGAAGCATGAACATTTACAATGAATTAAAGACATACTTAGAGAAAATGAAGACATAAAGCATTGAATATCAAACATACTTGCACATATGATGAGTGAAGAGCTTTTTTTGAACAAAAGAAATATAGATATCAATGAAAACTATGTGATTGCTAAACCAATAAAGTTCAAGCACCACAAAGATCATTAGATAACACCATAATATAGATAAATTAGATAATAtagatctttttcaatctatctCTCTGTTCTATTATTTCTGCTTTTTGATTTTGTCTTTGTTTATCCTGTGTCGCTTGCCATCACAAGTCTTCCAGACCATCCTACGCAAAACTTGATATTAATCTTTGTTTCTTGTATTCTATGATCTATTATGTACTCAACCACTAATATATAAAAGTGCAGATAACTTCAAGGAACGGGTTGTATGTTTTTTTCAAGGTCCAGACAAGAAGCCAACGTGCAACATTTGATCCATAACCATGACAAGTGGTCGACTAGCTGCATTACAATCTGCCTTCCTCCTTTTATTGAAAAATCTTGTCAAAATACATTCAATAAAATAATAGCCTACGGATATGAAGACGTGATCGCTATGCTGGAGAGAAGATTGGAATGATGCGTTGGAGTTTACAAAACCATGCTTTCTGTTTTTTTGACCTTGTTTTAGGAAAAACAgttttttagttttattgttttttttgttttattctttcTCCTCATCATTCGTTGGAGAAGTTTGCTTGTCTATAAAAGACAGCCTTTGTAACTATTTTATTTAAGTTTTCAATATCAATATTACAGTTTGTATAGGTTTTGGTTTTTTATTCAATTCCGAGTTTGTGTTAATTTTCTTTCAgcttgtgagtgtttttgaatctTTCAGGATATTCATAGCTGACAACTGTGAGCTGGCTAACAAAACCACCCCATTGACTTCTCTAAACTTAAAATgatcattccaaatccaatcataACTATCTCTTATATGTgcaataatatttgataattgaagGGATTAAGGTAGATTTTAGGGTTTTTCACTTACCGTGAGAATTATGTCTCCAAAATTTTCTTCCACGATGATCTCCTTATCTAAGGGATTCGCTGGCaaaaggcaaaatttgaaatataaatatcCCCTCTTCTAGTTTAGACAAAGCACTGAAATTTGTACATTGGATTTGAGTCTGCAAATTTTGCTATGCCATGGAATTTCCTGCAGGCCACCATGGTTTCCTTATAGGAAGACTGCTGCGTTGCTTAGCATTTGTGTTTGCTTTTATAGACAATACAATGTGCTATCTTCTTTCTTTTGTTGGGCTGAGCAATCCAGTACGCCATGAAAGCAATGGGCAGAGAGAATTTCAAGAAATCCCTTCTGTCCTTTCGTTGCCTTTAGATGGTGACATGGTTAGAAATAaattgcatgtcatcaaatttcagAGTTTTGCAGATAGTTATGGTGAGATTGATGAGGATGTTATGTGTGCTGTTTGCTTAAACTCGTTGGAGAGAGATGATGAAATTCGGGAGTTTTGTAATTGCTCTCATATATTTCATAGGGATTGTTTGGATAAGTGGATTGATCACCATCAGACTACATGCCCTCTCTGCAGATGTCCTCTGATTGCACAGAAAGAAATTGTTCATCAGAGCCAAGATAACAATCATGAAGATTGGATCTCCTTTCTATTCGGAGGTGGAGATTTGGTCATTTCATTTTAGCACAGAAATGGCATTTTTGGTTGTAAAATTGAATATGGGTTTGATGATTAGAAAAGAAATGATGTAAATGATGAGTAGATTTTATACAGCCGATAGTATGACCACAACACAGAAGTTAACAGAATTTCCTTGGTGCTGGTTTTTTTCTGTTACACAACATTAAGGTGCACCACAGATGGCACAATGTGGATTGAAGCATGGTTGTTTGCATTTGACCATGGTTAAATGTTTAAGATAGATATTTTCACCTTTCTTTTACACGTTCGATTTAAAGGTCAGTAAAATTTCTAAAAGAGTATTATTTTGCCTCTTGGGGTAATGTCTGACCTCTAAATCATGTCTACCTTCAGATAAACTCAAGCTGCATTTTAGTTTGAGTATCAATATTTAAATATTCTTCGTTCCACTTACTGATCTCTCATCTTTTATAATTGAAATAATCCTGCTTACGTTTCTAAATAAATTAACTGAAAGCTGTCAATGTGTGGATACATACACTATATTAAATAGAAGattgtattttcattttttttaaggtTTATGTTTTATGGAGggaattttctaaaatatatcGGCTGGTATTTTTGAGagttttttgaaatattttataaATGGTTCTATCTGTTGATTGTAATGCATAACCTTAAATTTTCTAGTTCACGGATTTTAAAGAGTTATtgatcttttgtattttaatttgtaaGATTTGATGTTAGAAAAATTAGCTAGGTTAATTTTTCGGATAAGTTAATgttaaaaattgtaaatttttaaTATGTTGGAAGAAAAAATTTCTATGCTGATTTGTCTATAAATTTAAATCACAAGTTGGAACAATTGATTGCAGAAGATAACACTATGTAATTCTTTGTAGAGCATATACCTCTGTTTggagaaaaaaaaaaagggaagagtCATGATACACATTTGACCATAAGAATTGTAGATGTTTCACGCATGGAAATAAAATTCTTCTATGCTGATTTGACCTCATAGTGAGGATATGCATGATGTGCATTgcctctatttatttattttttgaaaataaaaaatattattattcatattttcaattaattaataaatgtggtCAAATATGCATTCTGATTGTTTTATATTAAAGTAAGTGGTGAAGGCTGCAACCCATCATAAATCCGAGCAACTAAACATTGAAATAGTAAGAATATGACAACTAGCCAAGAAACAACCAAGTTGACACCATATGTGCATTCAGATTGTTGGATAGGTCATATGAAAAAAAATCTTCTAGTAAATAAAAAGTAAAATGTAGAGGTTTCTATAAACTTTCCATTTCATTAAAATATATGTGAAAACCACTTCTATAAGACCACATCCTATGAATATTAAGTTATTTTTTGCTTTgaaatttattgaattaattttctATATTTCTCATCAATTTTATACATTATCAAATGTCTTATTCCTATAGATCAACATAAATGTAGACACCGTAGTAATGAATAATGAACAAGAATCAGAAGAGgattttgcatttagatatctaATATATTATGAGATTTGTGTCATAAATTTAACAATATCTGAAATGAAAACTCTATAAAATCTTATTTACATGAACGTCAAGATTTACTCTTATTCATTTATAAATAACATAACACaaaatctaaatttttaaaatcatttatacTTTGCATCAAAATATCTCCTTTTCCACTTCAAattttgaaaacacaaataaactcattgtaaataaaatatattattcatATAACGTGAAAAACAGTGTTTTGAATATTAAAACAAGTTATACATCTCCTCGTGTGGAACACTCTACAACTCAGCATTACACTTTGGGTGAGTTTTGAAGTGCagttttataataaatttattttaacatAAGAATGATGGTTTGAAGTCAAACATACTACCTTCTCTTTGTTATAGAATATTCTACCACTAAACCTGGAatgcatattgtctccaaagaatcAAATATCACCCGTCAATTTGATGGTGTGGACGACAAAAGAAGAGATCTTTATTTGAATAGAGAATTTGTAAAAGATTTAGCAATGAGACTTGAAGAGGCAAAGCATCTTCAAACGCTCAAAATATTGTATATAATAATTACTATGCTTCTTTGACTATGCTACGAATAATTGAACTTCCCTTGTTCAAAGACACCCTTTATTTTAATAATTACCATCTATAATTTATGTGTCACTCACATGCTCATTATATCCATGATTTGTCAATTGATGTAGGCTTTCATGGTCAAAGAACTTAAAATTTTGTTGATATGTTAAattcttttttcaagagatcaATTGTAGTTTGAATTATAGTTCTTTGCatgatataaaaatataatttccaaaaatAGAATGAAGTAGAATTCTAGTTTGTGGAGCTAAAAATAAAAGCTCTAAAATTAGAGTGAAATTGTTAACTGCAATTAAGAACATGTTTTTGTTTTAAATATAATTTGCATAAAAAATTAACTGCAGTTGTGCATGAACATGcatttttgtttttctatttttagctGGCATTCATGTGCCAAAGACCTCTATATATCGAGGTAGATTGTAATGAAATTTTTATCTCTAATCTCTATGATCAGCTGATCCGTGCTCTCATGATCAAGAGGATTTGCAATTCATTGAATGAATATAAAGTTTTATTACTTGTTGAGCAGCAATTTCTATATGTTTATTTCTATGTAGCAATTTgtcttt
The nucleotide sequence above comes from Cryptomeria japonica chromosome 11, Sugi_1.0, whole genome shotgun sequence. Encoded proteins:
- the LOC131063070 gene encoding brassinosteroid-responsive RING protein 1-like translates to MEFPAGHHGFLIGRLLRCLAFVFAFIDNTMCYLLSFVGLSNPVRHESNGQREFQEIPSVLSLPLDGDMVRNKLHVIKFQSFADSYGEIDEDVMCAVCLNSLERDDEIREFCNCSHIFHRDCLDKWIDHHQTTCPLCRCPLIAQKEIVHQSQDNNHEDWISFLFGGGDLVISF